A single Drosophila gunungcola strain Sukarami unplaced genomic scaffold, Dgunungcola_SK_2 000051F, whole genome shotgun sequence DNA region contains:
- the LOC128264028 gene encoding uncharacterized protein LOC128264028: protein MREFRARLEEQGGGIETFASKKRCEFAFIPPRAPHFGGLWEAGVKSAKHLFLRTVGQDLLTAEELGTLLTTVEAVLNSRPLGALSSDPNDGEALTPGHLLIGGPLLAPPSAALPDQISLTCLRRWRGVSSLRHRFWQRWSREYISSLQQRSKWHQGEPNLVVGALVVVAEDNLPPQQWRIGRVVAVHAGADSKVRVADVRTQDGEYRRAVHRLALLPVLG, encoded by the coding sequence atgagagagttccgagcccgtctggaggagcaggggggcggtatcgaaacattcgcatcaaaaaaaagatgcgagtttgcgttcataccgcccagagcaccgcacttcggcggactatgggaggcaggtgtgaagtctgcaaagcacctgttccttcggacggtaggccaagacctcttgaccgcggaggagctcggaactctgctcaccaccgtggaggccgtgctcaactccaggcccctcggcgctctaagcagcgacccaaacgacggcgaggccctgacccccgggcatctgctcatcggcggccctcttctggccccaccatcagcggcgctcccggaccagatcagcctgacctgcttgcgacgatggcgaggtgtctcgtctctcaggcacaggttctggcagcgatggtcccgggagtacatctccagcctccagcagcggtccaagtggcaccagggggagcccaacctcgtcgtgggagcgctcgtcgtcgtcgcagaagacaatcttccgccccagcagtggaggatcggacgagtggtagcggtgcacgccggcgccgatagcaaggttcgcgtggcggacgtcaggacgcaggacggcgaatatcggcgagctgtccaccgactggccctgttgcccgttctgggctga